The Blattabacterium cuenoti genome includes a region encoding these proteins:
- a CDS encoding thymidylate synthase: MKQYLNLLKNVLKNGIKRKDRTGIGTISIFGYQMRFDLERGFPLLTTKKLDLRSIIYELLWFLKGDTNIQYLKENEVSIWNEWADKNGELGPIYGFQWRKWPTYDGHFIDQIANLIEEIKFNPNSRRLIVSSWNVGMIKNMALPPCHLIFQFYVLEKKLSLLLYQRSADIFLGLPFNIASYALLLIMLAKTLNLKEKELIHTIGDAHIYNNHIKQIKLQMKRTPRPLPKMILNPSVKNIFEFRFKDFQLKDYNPFPHIKGDVAV, from the coding sequence ATGAAACAATACTTAAATCTATTAAAAAACGTATTAAAAAACGGTATAAAAAGGAAAGATCGTACTGGAATAGGCACAATAAGTATATTTGGATATCAAATGAGATTCGATTTAGAAAGAGGATTTCCTCTTTTGACCACAAAAAAATTAGATTTACGATCTATTATTTATGAATTATTATGGTTTCTGAAAGGAGACACAAATATACAATATTTAAAAGAAAATGAAGTTTCTATATGGAATGAATGGGCAGATAAAAATGGAGAATTGGGTCCAATATATGGATTTCAATGGAGAAAATGGCCTACATATGATGGACATTTTATTGATCAAATAGCTAATCTTATAGAAGAGATCAAATTTAACCCCAATTCACGACGTTTGATTGTTTCTTCTTGGAATGTAGGAATGATTAAAAATATGGCACTTCCTCCCTGTCATTTGATATTTCAATTCTATGTACTTGAAAAAAAATTATCGTTGCTATTATATCAAAGAAGTGCAGACATTTTTCTAGGTTTGCCTTTTAATATAGCTTCTTATGCTTTGCTACTCATTATGTTAGCTAAAACTCTTAATTTAAAAGAAAAAGAATTAATTCACACTATAGGTGATGCTCATATTTATAATAATCATATCAAACAAATAAAATTACAAATGAAAAGAACTCCAAGACCACTTCCAAAAATGATCCTCAATCCCTCAGTAAAAAATATTTTTGAATTTCGTTTTAAAGATTTTCAATTGAAAGACTATAATCCTTTTCCTCATATTAAGGGGGACGTTGCTGTTTAA
- a CDS encoding deoxycytidylate deaminase, protein MSYGYNRTPIGFENICEEKNGQTKWYVIHAEANAILKLSYSSLSCEGSSIYITHFPCQECCKLIYQSRIIKVIYLHNYTKNDKGMIFLNRLKIKIKKLQ, encoded by the coding sequence GAACTCCAATTGGATTTGAGAATATATGTGAAGAAAAAAATGGACAAACTAAATGGTATGTTATACATGCAGAAGCAAATGCAATATTAAAACTTTCTTATTCTTCCTTATCTTGTGAAGGATCTTCTATATATATTACACATTTTCCATGTCAAGAATGTTGTAAATTGATTTATCAATCTAGGATCATAAAAGTCATATATCTACACAATTATACAAAAAACGATAAAGGAATGATTTTTTTGAACAGATTAAAGATAAAAATAAAAAAACTGCAATAA
- a CDS encoding nucleoside deaminase: protein MKIALKEAFIAFHKNEVPIGAAITYEDVVIAKAHNLTETFSNITAHAEMLVIDLASNYLKNKYIKKCTLYVTLEPCIMCAGALFWSQIGRVVCGASNNSRRGFLYSGIKLHPKTKFVSGIMKNQCRALIQKFFLFKRIHKHEKN, encoded by the coding sequence ATGAAAATAGCTTTAAAAGAAGCTTTTATTGCTTTTCATAAAAATGAAGTTCCTATAGGTGCTGCAATAACATATGAAGATGTGGTTATAGCAAAAGCTCATAATTTAACTGAAACTTTCAGTAACATCACCGCACATGCAGAAATGTTGGTAATCGATTTAGCTTCTAATTATTTGAAAAATAAATACATAAAAAAATGCACATTATATGTCACTCTAGAACCATGTATTATGTGTGCAGGAGCTTTATTTTGGTCTCAAATAGGAAGAGTAGTTTGTGGAGCTTCCAATAATTCTAGAAGAGGATTTTTGTATTCTGGTATTAAATTACATCCAAAAACTAAATTTGTATCTGGAATTATGAAAAATCAGTGTAGAGCTCTGATCCAAAAATTCTTCCTTTTTAAAAGAATTCATAAGCATGAAAAAAATTAA
- a CDS encoding homoserine kinase produces MKGIKIFSPATVANLACGFDVIGLALDLPKDEIFLYKSNNPGIRIKRIHGTSLPNDPKKNVAFVALQFLLKKYQQKQRFEKEEKIGFEIELIKNIHPGSGIGSSAASAAGIVYGANVLLGNPFNTIQLIRFAMEGERVASGTAHADNVAPAIMGGVTLVRSYKPLDITKLHYPNELWVSIIHPQIEIRTSDAREILKQKILMTDAIRQWGNIGALVAGLYQEDYGLISRSLEDVIVEPIRAMLIPAFYELKIRCKEIGALGGGISGSGPSVFMLSKGSHIAKKVTEVMNRVYSPLKVDYKTYTSPINQQGVKWSKIL; encoded by the coding sequence ATGAAGGGGATTAAAATATTTTCACCAGCTACTGTTGCTAATCTAGCTTGTGGCTTTGATGTTATTGGATTAGCTTTGGATCTTCCAAAAGATGAAATTTTTTTGTATAAATCCAATAATCCAGGAATACGTATTAAGAGAATACATGGAACATCGTTGCCAAACGATCCAAAAAAGAATGTAGCTTTTGTAGCTTTACAGTTTTTGTTAAAAAAATATCAACAAAAGCAAAGATTTGAAAAAGAAGAAAAAATAGGATTCGAAATAGAATTAATTAAAAATATCCATCCTGGAAGTGGAATAGGATCTAGTGCAGCTAGTGCTGCAGGAATCGTTTATGGAGCTAATGTATTATTAGGAAATCCTTTTAATACCATACAGTTAATACGTTTTGCTATGGAAGGAGAGCGTGTAGCAAGTGGAACAGCTCATGCTGATAATGTCGCTCCTGCTATTATGGGAGGAGTTACCTTAGTAAGAAGTTATAAACCATTGGATATCACTAAATTGCATTATCCAAATGAATTGTGGGTAAGCATTATACATCCACAAATTGAAATAAGAACATCGGATGCAAGAGAAATTCTAAAACAAAAAATATTAATGACAGATGCTATTCGACAATGGGGAAACATAGGCGCATTAGTTGCAGGTTTGTATCAAGAAGATTATGGTTTAATAAGCAGATCTCTAGAAGATGTGATAGTTGAACCTATACGAGCGATGCTCATTCCAGCTTTTTATGAATTAAAAATTAGATGTAAAGAAATAGGAGCTTTAGGTGGAGGTATTTCTGGTTCAGGCCCCTCTGTTTTCATGTTAAGTAAAGGAAGCCATATTGCGAAAAAAGTTACTGAAGTCATGAATCGTGTCTACTCTCCATTAAAAGTTGATTATAAAACTTATACTTCTCCTATTAATCAACAAGGAGTAAAGTGGTCTAAAATTCTTTGA
- the thrA gene encoding bifunctional aspartate kinase/homoserine dehydrogenase I gives MQVLKFGGSSVAHSDAIKRICSLLEKKPKGRYAIVVSALGNITDQLIQCGQLASERKNIYKNILEEIEIRHLNIIRELFPITYQSHLISWIKKNINDLESLCDGIFQVEELSKRSLDKIMSFGELSSSFLIAEKLKQSGLDAICKDSRDLIITDSQFGCAQVDFITSNHHIIQFFREKISEYIVLPGFIGSTLENETTTLGRGGSDYTAAILASAISASLLEIWTDVSGMMTANPKIVNQAFPIKEISYEEAMELSHFGAKVIYPPTIQPAMKKHIPIQIKNTFSPLDPGTLIYISKNTNISQPVTGISGIQNMALLTLEGSGMVGIPGYSKRLFEALSREKINVIFITQSSSEHSITTGIHEMDVIKAKAVIDSEFAQEIHHRRIDPLRIEKDLCIIAVVGDNMKNLHGTSGKMFSSLGRNSINVRAIAQGSTEKNISAVIRKTDFKKALNTLHEAFFESPPKQINLFICGVGKVGSKLLEQIDQQQNYLLEELKLQVRVIGLANSKKMYFNNHGMNLGHWEKHLNQDGHKMNIYSFMEEVWKFNLRNSLFVDNTASEEMAMTYDKFLKNGIGVITCNKIACSSDYDHYKRLKTLSRHFKAPFLFETNVGASLPVISTLNDLINSGDKINKIEAVLSGSLNFIFNHFTGKKSFLEVVKDAQLKGYTEPDPRIDLSGLDVMRKILILARECGSTLELSDIHQKSFLPETCSKSTSIENFYKELDKYRDYFFKIRNEAEQYKKRLRFIARYENGVPSVGLESIKQSHPFFQLEGKDNMVLYNTYRYSEQPLIIKGAGAGAEVTASGVFSDIIKATK, from the coding sequence ATGCAAGTTTTAAAATTTGGGGGAAGTTCCGTTGCTCATTCTGATGCCATCAAACGTATTTGTTCTTTATTAGAAAAAAAACCAAAAGGAAGATATGCCATTGTTGTATCTGCATTAGGAAATATAACTGACCAATTAATACAATGTGGTCAATTAGCTTCTGAAAGAAAAAATATTTATAAAAATATACTAGAAGAAATAGAAATTCGTCATCTAAATATTATCAGAGAATTGTTTCCAATTACTTATCAAAGTCATTTAATTAGTTGGATTAAAAAAAACATAAATGATTTAGAAAGTTTATGCGATGGAATTTTTCAGGTAGAAGAACTTTCAAAACGTTCTTTAGATAAAATCATGAGTTTTGGAGAACTGAGTTCTTCTTTTCTTATTGCGGAAAAATTAAAACAATCTGGATTAGATGCAATTTGTAAAGATAGCAGGGATTTAATTATTACTGATTCTCAATTTGGATGTGCACAAGTGGACTTTATCACAAGTAATCACCATATTATTCAATTTTTTAGAGAAAAAATATCAGAATATATTGTCTTACCAGGTTTTATAGGTTCTACTTTAGAAAACGAAACGACTACTCTTGGAAGAGGAGGGTCTGATTATACTGCGGCTATTTTAGCTTCAGCGATATCGGCTAGTTTGCTTGAAATATGGACTGATGTAAGTGGAATGATGACTGCTAATCCAAAAATTGTGAATCAAGCTTTTCCTATTAAGGAAATATCTTATGAAGAAGCAATGGAATTATCGCATTTTGGAGCAAAAGTGATTTATCCTCCAACGATACAACCTGCCATGAAAAAACATATTCCTATACAAATTAAAAATACTTTTTCTCCTTTAGACCCAGGAACGTTGATTTATATTAGTAAAAACACAAATATAAGTCAACCCGTTACTGGAATATCTGGCATTCAAAATATGGCTTTACTCACTCTTGAAGGAAGTGGAATGGTCGGAATTCCTGGATATTCCAAACGTTTATTTGAAGCATTATCACGTGAAAAAATAAATGTAATATTTATAACTCAAAGTTCTTCAGAGCATTCAATTACCACAGGTATTCATGAAATGGATGTGATAAAAGCAAAAGCTGTAATAGATAGTGAATTTGCTCAAGAAATCCACCATAGACGTATTGATCCATTGAGAATAGAAAAAGATCTTTGTATTATTGCTGTAGTAGGAGATAATATGAAAAATCTTCATGGAACTAGTGGAAAAATGTTCTCTTCTTTAGGAAGAAATAGTATTAATGTTAGAGCTATAGCACAAGGTTCTACTGAAAAAAATATATCAGCTGTTATTAGAAAAACTGATTTTAAAAAGGCATTAAACACCTTGCATGAGGCTTTTTTTGAAAGTCCACCAAAACAAATTAATCTTTTCATTTGTGGAGTGGGAAAAGTAGGAAGTAAATTACTTGAGCAAATAGATCAACAACAAAATTATCTCTTAGAAGAATTAAAACTTCAAGTTAGAGTAATAGGATTAGCCAACAGCAAAAAAATGTATTTTAATAATCATGGAATGAATTTAGGTCATTGGGAGAAACATCTAAACCAAGATGGTCACAAAATGAATATATATTCTTTTATGGAGGAAGTTTGGAAATTTAATCTAAGAAATAGTTTATTTGTTGATAATACAGCTAGTGAAGAAATGGCTATGACCTATGATAAATTCTTAAAAAATGGAATCGGTGTTATTACCTGTAATAAAATAGCTTGTTCCTCTGATTATGATCATTATAAAAGATTAAAAACACTTTCTAGACATTTTAAAGCTCCATTTCTATTTGAGACTAATGTAGGAGCCAGTCTTCCAGTCATTAGTACACTGAATGATCTTATCAATAGTGGAGATAAAATTAATAAAATAGAAGCTGTTTTATCAGGAAGTTTAAATTTTATATTCAATCATTTTACAGGAAAAAAATCATTTTTAGAAGTCGTCAAAGACGCTCAATTGAAAGGATATACAGAACCTGATCCTCGTATTGATTTAAGTGGATTAGATGTTATGCGAAAAATCCTTATTTTAGCAAGGGAATGTGGTTCTACATTAGAACTGAGTGATATTCATCAAAAATCTTTTCTTCCTGAAACCTGTTCAAAATCCACTTCTATAGAAAATTTTTATAAAGAATTAGATAAATACAGAGACTATTTTTTTAAAATTAGAAATGAAGCAGAACAATATAAAAAACGTTTGCGTTTTATTGCTCGTTATGAAAATGGAGTTCCTTCTGTAGGTTTAGAATCAATTAAACAAAGTCACCCATTTTTTCAACTAGAAGGAAAAGATAATATGGTTTTATATAACACATATCGTTATTCTGAACAACCTCTTATCATAAAAGGAGCAGGTGCTGGAGCAGAAGTTACTGCATCTGGAGTTTTTTCAGATATTATTAAAGCTACTAAATAA
- a CDS encoding urease subunit gamma yields MHLTYYEKEKILLHMAGELAKKRLKRGLKLNYPESLALIAHYVMEGARDGKTVKELMYEAGNILNDGQVMDGVYELLNNVQIEATFPDGTKLVTVHNPIKPIKKNRKENSNMIPGQYDLLKEDIVLLPGRSRIERVVSNSGTRPIQVGSHFHFYETNSYLLFEREGTKGYRLDIPSGRSVRFEPGETKEVILVEIGGIKKIYGFSGKENTT; encoded by the coding sequence ATGCATTTAACTTATTATGAAAAGGAAAAAATTCTTCTGCACATGGCTGGAGAATTAGCGAAAAAACGTTTAAAAAGAGGATTAAAATTAAATTATCCTGAATCTTTAGCTTTAATTGCTCATTATGTAATGGAAGGAGCACGTGATGGAAAAACGGTAAAAGAACTTATGTATGAAGCTGGAAATATTCTGAATGATGGACAAGTTATGGATGGAGTATATGAATTACTCAATAATGTTCAGATAGAGGCGACTTTTCCTGATGGAACAAAATTAGTCACTGTACACAATCCTATTAAACCTATTAAAAAAAATAGAAAAGAAAACTCTAATATGATTCCAGGACAATATGATCTTCTTAAAGAAGATATTGTTTTATTACCTGGAAGGTCTCGTATAGAGAGAGTTGTGTCTAATTCTGGAACTCGTCCTATTCAAGTAGGATCTCATTTTCATTTTTATGAAACAAATTCTTATCTTCTTTTTGAAAGAGAAGGAACTAAAGGATATAGATTGGATATTCCTTCTGGAAGATCTGTTCGTTTTGAGCCAGGAGAAACAAAAGAAGTCATATTAGTAGAAATAGGAGGAATAAAAAAAATTTATGGATTTTCAGGAAAAGAAAATACAACATGA
- a CDS encoding 50S ribosomal protein L25 yields MKYINIYGQKRNVGKKAAHSIRLSGKIPCILYGKNMNIPFFASLESIKKIVETTEVYEIIIQIDNQNINAVKKEIQFDPISDKILHADFFKIDKSKPIVLEIPVKSFGRPIGVSKGGEYYSPIRKLKVKAFLSNIPEYIELNIGSLDIGDRITVEDLYNDQYVILHPSHTLIARVKNSRVNIKSSQEDKKEDKKEDKKEDKKEDKKEDKKEDKKVKNK; encoded by the coding sequence ATGAAATATATAAATATATACGGTCAAAAAAGAAATGTTGGAAAAAAAGCTGCTCATTCTATTCGACTTTCTGGAAAAATACCATGTATTTTGTATGGAAAGAATATGAATATTCCATTTTTCGCTTCATTAGAAAGTATAAAAAAAATAGTGGAGACAACGGAGGTATATGAAATAATTATTCAAATAGATAATCAAAATATAAATGCAGTTAAAAAAGAAATACAATTTGATCCTATTAGTGACAAAATATTACATGCAGATTTTTTTAAAATTGATAAATCAAAGCCTATTGTCTTGGAAATTCCTGTCAAATCTTTTGGAAGACCTATTGGAGTTTCTAAAGGTGGAGAATATTATTCTCCAATTAGAAAACTTAAAGTCAAAGCTTTTCTATCTAATATTCCAGAATATATAGAATTAAATATTGGTTCTCTAGACATAGGAGACAGAATAACAGTTGAAGATCTATATAACGATCAATATGTTATATTGCATCCATCTCACACACTTATAGCAAGAGTGAAAAATTCACGAGTAAATATTAAAAGTTCTCAAGAAGATAAAAAAGAAGATAAAAAAGAAGATAAAAAAGAAGATAAAAAAGAAGATAAAAAAGAAGATAAAAAAGAAGATAAAAAAGTAAAAAATAAATAA
- the ureC gene encoding urease subunit alpha: MKKIDRESYASMYGPTKGDRIRLGDTSLWIEIEKDYTIYGDECVFGGGKVIRDGMGQHPFATRNEGVLDLVLTNAIIVDHWGIVKADLGIKNGVIIGIGKAGNPYFMDGVTPNMYIGAGTEVISSENLIVTAGSVDSHVHYICPQLFEVALENGTTTIIGGGSGPATGTIATNCTSGVWNIQRMLKSTDHIPINFIFLASGNSSHPEALIEQVEAGAGGFKIHEDWGSTPYVIDQCLNVSDKLDVQVNIHTDSLNESGYIEDTLKTFKGRTIHTYHTEGAGGGHAPDLLKVISYSNILPSSTSPTMPYTFNTIDEHLDMLMICHHLDSNLPEDIAFAKSRIRSETISAEGVLHDMGAISMTSSDSQAMGRIGEIVKRTWQTADKMKKQRGSLNEDNQKNDNFRVKRYISKYTINPAISHGISEYVGSVNVGKMADLVLWKPSFFGVKPELVIKSGMIVYASVGDPNATIPTPQPFMYRKMFGYFEPKLSSIFVSSSAINHGFFEKNEIKKQIKIVKGCRFLSKKDMVLNGETPNLEVDPKSYNVYINGEKIVSNPSDILPLAQRYFLF, translated from the coding sequence ATGAAAAAAATAGACAGAGAATCTTATGCCAGTATGTATGGTCCTACAAAAGGAGATAGAATTCGTTTAGGAGATACATCTTTATGGATTGAAATAGAAAAAGATTATACTATTTATGGAGATGAATGTGTTTTTGGAGGAGGAAAAGTCATTAGGGATGGAATGGGGCAACATCCATTTGCTACAAGAAATGAAGGAGTTTTAGATTTAGTGTTGACCAACGCTATCATTGTTGATCATTGGGGTATTGTTAAAGCTGATCTTGGGATCAAGAATGGAGTTATAATTGGGATAGGAAAAGCAGGAAATCCATACTTTATGGACGGAGTGACTCCAAATATGTATATTGGAGCAGGGACAGAAGTTATTTCTTCTGAAAATTTAATTGTAACAGCTGGAAGTGTAGATAGTCATGTTCATTACATATGTCCACAATTATTTGAAGTTGCATTAGAAAATGGAACCACTACTATTATCGGAGGAGGATCAGGTCCTGCCACTGGAACTATAGCCACAAATTGTACTTCTGGTGTATGGAATATTCAAAGAATGTTAAAAAGTACAGATCATATTCCTATCAATTTTATTTTTCTTGCCAGTGGGAATAGTTCTCATCCTGAAGCTTTAATTGAACAAGTAGAAGCTGGTGCTGGAGGATTCAAAATACATGAAGATTGGGGGAGTACTCCTTATGTTATAGATCAATGTTTAAATGTTTCTGATAAATTAGATGTGCAAGTCAATATTCATACTGATTCACTAAATGAATCAGGTTATATTGAGGACACTTTAAAGACATTTAAAGGGAGAACCATTCATACTTATCATACAGAAGGAGCTGGAGGAGGTCATGCTCCTGATTTATTGAAAGTAATATCTTATTCTAATATATTGCCTTCATCTACAAGCCCTACTATGCCTTATACTTTCAATACGATTGATGAACATTTAGATATGTTAATGATTTGCCATCATTTAGATTCTAATTTGCCGGAAGATATAGCTTTTGCTAAATCTAGAATTAGGTCTGAAACTATTAGCGCAGAAGGTGTTTTACATGATATGGGAGCTATTAGTATGACTAGTTCTGATTCACAAGCTATGGGAAGAATCGGAGAAATAGTGAAAAGAACTTGGCAAACAGCTGATAAAATGAAAAAACAAAGAGGTTCTCTTAATGAGGACAATCAAAAAAATGATAATTTCAGGGTAAAAAGATATATTTCTAAATATACCATAAATCCTGCCATTAGTCATGGTATATCAGAATATGTAGGATCTGTAAATGTTGGTAAAATGGCAGATTTAGTATTATGGAAACCCTCTTTTTTTGGAGTCAAACCGGAATTAGTCATAAAAAGTGGAATGATTGTATACGCTAGTGTGGGAGATCCTAATGCTACCATTCCTACGCCTCAACCATTCATGTATCGTAAAATGTTTGGTTATTTTGAACCAAAATTAAGCAGTATTTTTGTTTCATCGAGTGCGATCAATCATGGTTTTTTTGAAAAAAATGAAATAAAAAAACAAATAAAAATAGTAAAAGGATGTCGTTTTTTATCCAAAAAAGATATGGTGTTAAATGGGGAAACTCCAAATTTAGAAGTGGATCCAAAAAGCTATAATGTTTATATAAATGGGGAAAAAATTGTATCTAATCCTTCTGATATTTTGCCACTTGCTCAAAGATATTTTTTATTCTAA
- a CDS encoding ribose-phosphate diphosphokinase has product MNQKVLFFSTRSGLKLSENIASYYGTFLGKVRFLEFSDGEYTPCFEQSVRGSKVFLIGSTFPPVDNLMELLLMCDAARRASAHNITLVIPYFGWARQDHKDKPRTPIAAKLIANLMVASGATRVMTMDLHADQIQGFFDIPVDHLYASRIFIDYIKKLNMDQLTIASPDMGGAKRARSYAGYLGTDVVICYKERKKANEIEFMNLIGDVKGKNIILIDDMVDTAGTLTEAANLIKKQGAKSVRSIATHPVLSGNSYEKINQSSLEELVVTDTIPINRIKSNDKIKVLSCAPLFAEVMQSVHKDESISNKFVI; this is encoded by the coding sequence ATGAATCAAAAGGTTCTCTTCTTTTCTACAAGAAGTGGGTTAAAATTATCAGAAAATATAGCTTCTTATTATGGTACTTTTCTTGGAAAAGTACGATTTTTAGAATTTAGTGATGGTGAATATACTCCTTGTTTTGAACAATCTGTTCGTGGATCTAAAGTTTTTTTGATTGGTTCTACTTTTCCTCCAGTAGACAATTTAATGGAATTGCTATTGATGTGCGATGCAGCTCGTAGAGCTTCCGCTCATAATATAACACTTGTTATACCATATTTTGGATGGGCTAGACAAGACCATAAAGATAAACCTAGAACTCCTATTGCTGCAAAACTTATAGCAAATTTAATGGTAGCTTCAGGAGCAACTAGAGTCATGACCATGGATTTGCATGCAGATCAAATTCAGGGATTTTTCGATATACCTGTAGATCATTTGTATGCATCTAGAATATTCATTGATTATATTAAAAAATTAAACATGGATCAACTAACTATTGCCTCTCCAGATATGGGAGGAGCTAAAAGAGCTAGAAGTTATGCTGGTTATTTGGGAACAGATGTAGTTATTTGTTATAAAGAAAGAAAAAAAGCAAATGAGATTGAATTTATGAATCTTATAGGAGATGTTAAAGGAAAAAATATCATACTTATAGACGATATGGTAGATACCGCTGGTACTCTAACAGAAGCTGCTAACTTAATAAAAAAACAAGGAGCTAAAAGTGTACGTTCTATTGCTACTCATCCAGTTTTATCAGGAAATTCATATGAAAAAATAAATCAATCATCACTTGAAGAATTGGTGGTAACAGATACTATTCCTATAAACAGAATCAAATCCAATGATAAAATCAAAGTTTTATCTTGTGCTCCACTTTTTGCTGAAGTCATGCAATCTGTACATAAAGACGAATCCATTAGTAATAAATTCGTGATATGA
- the thrC gene encoding threonine synthase produces the protein MLYHSLKNHIDLVSFEDAVLRGLAPDGGLYIPECIPKLTPQFIYNLSRYDIYEIAMTVIKPYIGKSIPEKSIYNIIHDTLNFSFPLQKIHDNIHVLELFHGPTLAFKDVGAEFMAGCLSFFSERIGKNVTVLVATSGDTGGAVAKGFYKKPGIEVIILYPYNGISSLQERQITTLGNNILALEIDGNFDDCQKMVKKAFLDKEVQKKYILTSANSINVARWLPQMFYYFLTYQQIIEDPIDLIFSVPSGNFGNICAGIMAEKMGLPIKFFVASTNVNDTIPRFLKTGKYNPLPVKKTISNAMDISDPSNFSRIWYLYEKNMSQLRKKLYSYQFTDKETLDIIEMVWKKYKYMLDPHGAIGYLGLRKYLQEVKNTSSIAIFLETAHPIKFIDDMPLFLRKKILIPKKLEIFLNTKRKKQKISLSNDFNVFKNWLLERK, from the coding sequence ATGTTGTATCATAGTTTAAAAAATCATATAGATTTAGTTTCTTTCGAAGATGCTGTTTTAAGAGGTTTAGCTCCGGATGGTGGATTGTACATCCCTGAATGTATTCCTAAACTAACCCCTCAATTTATTTATAACCTTTCTAGGTATGATATTTATGAAATTGCTATGACTGTAATCAAGCCTTATATCGGGAAATCCATACCAGAAAAATCTATCTATAATATTATTCATGATACTTTAAATTTCTCTTTTCCATTGCAAAAAATTCATGATAATATTCACGTATTAGAGCTTTTTCATGGACCTACTTTAGCTTTTAAAGATGTAGGAGCTGAATTTATGGCAGGGTGTTTAAGTTTTTTTTCCGAAAGAATAGGAAAAAATGTAACAGTTTTAGTAGCTACTTCAGGAGATACTGGTGGTGCTGTAGCTAAAGGTTTTTATAAAAAACCTGGAATAGAAGTCATTATTTTATATCCATATAATGGAATTAGTTCTTTGCAAGAAAGACAAATTACTACATTGGGTAACAATATTTTAGCCTTAGAAATTGATGGAAATTTTGATGATTGTCAAAAAATGGTTAAAAAAGCCTTTTTAGATAAGGAAGTACAAAAAAAATATATATTAACTTCTGCTAATTCTATTAATGTAGCGAGATGGCTCCCCCAAATGTTCTATTATTTTTTAACTTATCAACAAATAATAGAAGATCCGATAGATTTAATTTTTTCAGTTCCTAGTGGAAATTTTGGAAATATCTGTGCAGGAATAATGGCTGAAAAAATGGGATTACCAATCAAATTTTTTGTTGCTTCCACAAATGTTAATGATACCATTCCTAGATTTTTGAAAACTGGAAAATATAATCCACTTCCAGTAAAAAAAACCATATCAAATGCTATGGATATATCTGATCCTAGCAATTTTTCTAGGATATGGTATTTATACGAAAAAAATATGTCTCAATTAAGAAAAAAACTTTATTCCTATCAATTTACGGACAAAGAGACTCTAGACATTATAGAGATGGTATGGAAAAAATACAAGTACATGCTTGATCCACATGGAGCTATTGGTTATTTAGGCCTTAGAAAATATTTACAAGAAGTTAAAAATACTTCATCTATAGCGATTTTTTTAGAAACTGCTCATCCAATTAAATTTATAGATGACATGCCTCTTTTTTTACGAAAAAAAATTCTTATTCCTAAGAAACTGGAAATATTTTTAAATACGAAAAGAAAAAAACAAAAAATATCACTATCCAATGATTTCAATGTTTTTAAAAATTGGTTATTGGAAAGAAAATGA